A single window of Polaribacter sp. SA4-10 DNA harbors:
- a CDS encoding RagB/SusD family nutrient uptake outer membrane protein, with protein MKYTYKLFTICFALLTISACTNLDEILVGDTTSQFNGEEPSFGNFDGGGAGPSDPLSSAFNALRSSGSASHGGYWSVQSVSSDEMAITQKGGDWYDGGIWLDMHRHTYTSTNDPLNGAWGQQYDAIGACNTTIANGGLDANQMAQVKALRAFFYYRLLDMYGRVKILTEAGGNPAQSTRAELFNFVESELLASLGVANVSVGMDLTTSPLGTANAAYRINQFAALGLLSKLYLNAEVYTGIAMNVEAEIAAGYVIDNGGYTLCGVGCSVPNEGKRPAVDSDPETLEGYAAVFAPNNQNNPEIIWSIAYDNVEGGGMNFAQMSLHYASQFTWNLADQPWNGYSALEEFYNSYESADKRKAANFIVGQQFDYSGSAIVDYAESSELELILTPFIDELEPNASREGGARLGKFSSRQGQRAEMDNDYPIIRLGDLYLIRAEAKARAAGDWSLAATDVNTIRARAGLPAMGSVTADSFLAERGREMFMEVTRRQDLIRFGKWGSSWWEKTNSDAHKTMFPIPQAQIDGSGGTLTQNPGY; from the coding sequence ATGAAATATACTTATAAATTATTTACAATTTGTTTTGCACTATTAACAATAAGTGCATGTACAAACTTAGATGAAATCTTGGTAGGTGATACTACTTCTCAGTTTAACGGAGAAGAGCCAAGTTTTGGAAATTTTGATGGTGGAGGCGCAGGTCCTTCAGATCCTCTTAGTTCTGCTTTTAATGCATTAAGAAGTTCTGGTTCTGCAAGTCATGGTGGATATTGGTCAGTTCAATCAGTTTCTTCTGATGAAATGGCAATTACACAAAAAGGTGGTGACTGGTATGATGGTGGTATCTGGTTAGATATGCACAGACATACATACACTTCTACAAATGATCCTTTAAATGGAGCATGGGGACAACAATACGATGCTATTGGTGCTTGTAATACTACAATCGCTAATGGAGGTTTAGATGCAAATCAAATGGCACAAGTAAAGGCCTTAAGAGCATTTTTCTATTACCGTTTGTTAGACATGTATGGTAGAGTGAAGATTTTAACGGAAGCAGGTGGAAACCCAGCACAATCTACAAGAGCTGAGCTTTTTAACTTTGTTGAAAGTGAATTATTAGCTTCTTTAGGTGTTGCAAATGTATCTGTAGGGATGGATTTAACAACGAGCCCTTTAGGAACTGCAAATGCTGCATACAGAATTAATCAATTTGCTGCTTTAGGTTTGTTATCTAAATTATATTTGAATGCAGAAGTGTATACAGGTATTGCTATGAATGTAGAAGCTGAAATTGCTGCTGGATATGTAATTGATAATGGTGGATATACATTATGTGGTGTAGGTTGTTCTGTACCTAATGAAGGTAAAAGACCCGCTGTAGACTCTGATCCAGAAACTTTAGAAGGGTATGCAGCAGTTTTTGCACCAAACAATCAAAACAATCCTGAAATTATTTGGTCGATTGCTTATGATAATGTTGAAGGTGGAGGAATGAATTTTGCTCAAATGTCTTTGCACTATGCAAGTCAATTTACTTGGAATTTAGCTGACCAACCTTGGAATGGATATTCTGCTTTAGAAGAATTTTACAATTCTTATGAATCTGCAGATAAGCGTAAAGCTGCCAATTTTATTGTTGGACAACAATTTGATTATTCAGGATCTGCTATTGTAGATTATGCGGAGTCTTCTGAATTGGAATTAATTTTAACTCCATTCATCGACGAATTAGAGCCAAATGCATCTAGAGAAGGTGGTGCACGTTTAGGGAAATTTAGCTCTAGACAAGGACAACGTGCTGAAATGGATAATGATTATCCAATCATCCGTTTAGGAGATTTGTATTTAATACGTGCTGAAGCAAAAGCAAGAGCTGCAGGAGACTGGAGTTTAGCTGCTACTGATGTAAACACGATTAGAGCAAGAGCAGGTTTACCAGCAATGGGAAGTGTAACTGCAGATAGCTTTTTAGCTGAAAGAGGTAGAGAAATGTTTATGGAAGTAACGCGTAGACAAGATTTAATTCGTTTTGGTAAATGGGGTAGCTCATGGTGGGAAAAAACAAATAGTGATGCACACAAAACTATGTTCCCTATTCCACAAGCACAAATTGACGGAAGTGGTGGTACTTTAACTCAGAATCCTGGGTACTAG
- a CDS encoding VCBS repeat-containing protein: protein MDLKTTYCVFLLLLCFSCKNEENSKPLFVLKNNIGITFSNTLKETEQLNPYTYKNFYNGGGVAIGDINNDGLLDLYFSGNLVDNQLYLNKGNWEFENITKKAQVACKDIWSSGVTFVDINHDGFLDIYVCQAGPPKTENRHNQLFINNGDLTFTEQSKKYGLDITGLGVHATFFDYDKDGDLDCYLLSNSIRSVGNYDLIKDQRDKATDKGNKFLRNDNNFFVDITKEANIYSSAIGFGLGITVSDYNNDTWPDIFVSNDFFERDYLYINQQDGTFKEKLTAQFESISMGSMGVDAADLNNDSKTDIMVTEMLPKTIQRQRTKTLFESWTKHDMSVKNGYHYQFSRNALHQNMGNDTFMEISRFSNVHASEWSWSTLLFDADNDGLKDIFISNGIYKDLLDRDYLTYMANREQIKEMIQNDKQVMKKLIDKMPSNPVANAIYKNEGNFQFKDQTQNWGLQQPSFSNGSAYGDLDNDGDLDLVINNVNMPAFMYENTIDSASHKSITLQLKENFKNTHAIGAKAEVFYQKNKYSVLENYPSRGFQSSVSTNLTFGLGNCDRIDSLKITWNDGITDVYKELKTNTSYTFKPSGKGLKNKPQEVLTKKEDLKLVENLFVYKHKENKAIDFNREQLLPEMYNNEGPHIASADVNNDGASDFYIGGAKGQTGTLFLSKSNETYEAVKKPFAIHSSSEDTDAVFFDSDNDGDLDLYITSGGKSFSKYDFSLHDRLYLNDGTGNFTVSKTPLPFKTPMSSSAVAVYDFDHDGDQDIFIGERFKLATYGIPVHGYLLENKGNNKYKFSSQKALKNIGLITDATWEDLNNDGVKELVVAGEWMPISVFKITDGKLINATKEFGLENSNGFWKTIKIVDIDADGDLDIIAGNKGENTLFEKGMRMYVSDFDKNGTVEAIICYKKGDAYYPIVDRDELIGQIASLKHQLLYYKEYENATMESIFSKEQLQNATILEIKTVATTLFVNNETLFSPLRFPNKIQYSNVAAIETIDVNNDGNLDILFGGNQYLVKPQFGRQDASKGWLLYGSGDKNIFNKIRTLEIQGQIRDFWKGEINHKKHVLATINNESLQFYEIQ from the coding sequence ATGGACTTAAAAACAACATATTGTGTCTTTCTATTACTACTTTGTTTTTCTTGTAAAAATGAAGAAAACTCAAAACCTCTTTTTGTTTTAAAAAATAATATTGGAATTACTTTTTCAAACACATTAAAAGAAACAGAACAACTAAATCCATATACCTATAAAAACTTTTATAATGGTGGTGGAGTTGCCATAGGTGATATTAACAACGATGGTTTATTAGACCTCTACTTCAGTGGCAACTTAGTAGATAATCAATTGTACCTTAATAAAGGAAATTGGGAATTTGAAAATATTACAAAAAAAGCACAGGTTGCTTGTAAAGACATCTGGTCTTCGGGAGTCACTTTTGTAGACATTAACCACGATGGTTTTTTAGATATTTATGTGTGTCAAGCGGGTCCTCCAAAAACAGAAAATAGACACAATCAACTCTTTATTAATAACGGTGATTTAACCTTTACAGAACAATCAAAAAAATATGGCTTAGACATTACCGGTTTAGGCGTTCATGCTACTTTTTTTGATTATGATAAAGATGGAGATTTAGATTGCTACCTCTTAAGCAATTCCATTCGTTCCGTTGGAAACTATGATTTGATCAAAGATCAACGAGATAAAGCGACCGATAAAGGAAATAAGTTTTTACGAAATGATAATAACTTTTTTGTAGACATTACCAAAGAAGCGAATATATACTCCAGTGCAATCGGGTTTGGCTTAGGGATTACCGTAAGCGATTATAATAACGATACATGGCCCGATATTTTTGTTTCCAATGATTTTTTTGAAAGAGACTACTTATACATCAATCAACAAGACGGAACTTTTAAAGAAAAATTAACAGCACAATTTGAATCGATTTCTATGGGCTCTATGGGCGTAGATGCCGCAGATTTAAATAACGATTCTAAAACCGATATTATGGTAACCGAAATGTTACCAAAAACAATCCAAAGACAACGTACAAAAACACTCTTTGAATCTTGGACAAAACATGATATGAGCGTCAAAAATGGCTATCATTACCAATTTTCAAGAAATGCATTGCACCAAAATATGGGCAATGACACCTTTATGGAAATAAGTCGTTTCTCTAATGTACACGCTTCCGAATGGAGTTGGTCTACCTTATTATTTGATGCCGATAACGATGGCCTTAAAGACATTTTTATTAGCAATGGTATTTATAAAGACTTACTAGACAGAGACTATTTGACCTATATGGCAAACAGGGAGCAAATAAAAGAAATGATTCAAAATGACAAACAAGTCATGAAGAAATTAATTGATAAAATGCCTTCCAATCCAGTTGCAAATGCGATCTATAAGAACGAAGGGAATTTTCAATTTAAAGATCAAACACAAAACTGGGGACTTCAACAACCGAGTTTTAGCAATGGAAGTGCTTATGGCGATTTAGACAATGACGGCGATTTAGATTTGGTGATTAACAATGTAAACATGCCCGCCTTTATGTATGAAAATACCATAGATAGTGCATCACATAAAAGCATTACACTTCAATTAAAAGAAAATTTTAAAAATACACATGCAATTGGTGCAAAAGCAGAAGTGTTTTATCAGAAAAATAAATATAGCGTTCTAGAAAACTACCCTTCTAGAGGATTTCAAAGCTCTGTGTCTACCAACCTTACCTTTGGTTTGGGTAATTGTGATCGTATTGATAGTTTAAAAATTACATGGAACGATGGCATTACGGATGTTTATAAAGAACTAAAAACAAATACGAGCTACACCTTTAAACCTTCAGGAAAAGGTCTTAAAAACAAACCTCAAGAAGTCTTAACGAAGAAAGAAGATTTAAAACTTGTTGAAAACCTTTTTGTATATAAGCACAAGGAAAACAAAGCGATAGATTTTAATCGAGAGCAATTGTTACCCGAAATGTACAATAATGAAGGCCCACATATTGCAAGTGCAGATGTTAATAATGATGGAGCTTCAGATTTTTATATTGGTGGGGCTAAAGGACAAACGGGAACTTTATTTCTTTCAAAATCGAATGAAACGTACGAGGCTGTTAAAAAACCTTTTGCGATACATTCTTCTTCCGAAGACACCGATGCTGTTTTTTTTGATAGTGACAATGATGGTGATTTAGACTTGTATATTACCAGTGGTGGAAAATCATTTTCTAAATATGACTTTTCTTTACACGATAGATTGTATTTAAATGATGGTACTGGAAATTTTACAGTGAGTAAAACTCCATTGCCTTTTAAAACTCCTATGAGCTCATCTGCAGTAGCAGTCTATGATTTTGACCATGATGGAGATCAGGATATTTTTATAGGTGAACGTTTTAAACTAGCTACCTACGGAATTCCTGTACACGGATATTTATTAGAAAATAAAGGAAATAACAAGTATAAGTTCTCATCACAAAAGGCACTCAAAAATATTGGCTTAATTACAGATGCCACATGGGAAGACCTTAACAATGACGGAGTAAAAGAATTGGTGGTTGCAGGTGAATGGATGCCGATTAGTGTTTTTAAGATAACTGACGGAAAATTAATAAACGCAACCAAAGAGTTTGGGTTGGAAAATTCGAATGGCTTTTGGAAAACGATAAAAATTGTAGACATTGATGCCGATGGTGATTTGGATATCATTGCAGGGAACAAAGGAGAAAACACCCTTTTTGAAAAAGGAATGAGAATGTATGTTTCAGATTTTGATAAAAATGGGACGGTAGAAGCTATTATTTGTTATAAAAAAGGAGATGCCTATTACCCAATTGTAGATAGGGATGAATTGATTGGACAAATTGCCAGTTTAAAACACCAACTACTCTATTATAAAGAATATGAAAATGCAACGATGGAGTCTATTTTTTCAAAAGAACAACTTCAAAATGCAACAATACTAGAAATAAAAACAGTTGCAACAACACTTTTTGTAAATAATGAAACGCTATTTTCACCCTTAAGATTTCCAAACAAAATTCAGTATTCAAACGTTGCAGCCATTGAAACCATAGACGTTAATAATGATGGAAACTTAGATATTTTATTTGGAGGAAATCAATACCTTGTAAAACCCCAATTCGGGAGGCAAGATGCTTCAAAGGGATGGTTATTATACGGTTCTGGAGATAAAAATATTTTTAATAAAATACGTACTTTAGAAATACAGGGACAAATTAGAGATTTTTGGAAAGGTGAAATCAACCATAAAAAACACGTATTAGCAACGATAAATAATGAAAGCTTACAGTTTTATGAAATACAATAA